The sequence ATCGAAAAGATCTCCTGATCCCCATGGCTCCACCCAAGCCTCACAAGGAAGTTGAGCACTGCCTCAGGCAAATAGCCTGCACGCTTATAATCCATCACTCCCATCGCTCCATCGCGTTTGCTAAGCTTGCGCCCTTCGGGGTTTAAAATCATCGGCACATGATAAAACTTAGGAATCGGAAATCCAAGCGCTTGATAGACGATGATTTGCTTGGGTGTATTAGTGAGGTGATCATCCCCTCTAATCACATCCGTCACTCCCATAAGTGCATCATCGATGCTCACCACGAAGTTATAGGTGGGGGTGCCATCACTCCTAGCAATGATATAGTCATCCATCTCTTTGGCGCCGATTTTCATCTCCCCTTTCACGCCATCTTCAAACTCAATGTATCCCTCTAGCGGCGCTTTGATTCTCACTACAGGCGCAACCCCGCTAGGAGGAGTGCCCGTGAAATCTCTATATCGATTGTCATAGCGCGGCGTCTCTCCTCTAGAGCGCTGCTCCTCCCTCAAAGCATCAAGCTCCTCTTTGCTCATGTAGCAATAGTAGGCCTTTCCCTCTTGGATGAGGCGATCAATATACTCTTTATAGAGAGGGAATCGCTCCGATTGGTAGATGGCTTCGCCATCATAGCTGAGCCCCACCCAATCAAATGCTTCGATGATGGCTTTAGTGGCATCATGAGAGTTGCGGGCTAAATCGGTATCTTCGATTCGTAACAAAAATTTTCCACCCGTTTTTCGGGCATAAAGATAGCTAAAAAGAGCGGTTCTCAAGCCGCCGATATGGAGATTCCCCGTAGGAGAGGGGGCGAATCGTGTGACGATCATCATAGAATCCTTAAAGAAAATTAAGCGCATTTTATCCAATTTTTCCCCTGCCCTCGCCTAAAAAGCGAGGAATCCTTTGCTATAATCCAAAATCCAACAATCACACAGGAGTGATGCATTTGAGACTGATTTGGCGTTTGGGCGGGATGGGTTTGATTCTTTTGGCGCTGGCTGGATGTGCCGACAAAAATCAATACACCGAGCGCAATGTCATCATCCCTCCTCTCAAAGAGGAGAAACCCAAGGTCGATCCCCTTGCTCTCTCACTCGATCGCTACCTCAACAAGCGGGATGGTAAAGATTGCTCAGGGTTTGTCTCTCTCATCAATAAAGAAAATGGGAATCTCTATTTTGATGAGGCACTCCTAAACTCCTTTTTCACGACCAAAAACAAGTCTCAAGCCATCTACAACCTCTACAAGAAAAATGGCAAAACCTTCACCGAAGGAGTCCCCCAAAAGGGCGACCTCGTCTTTTTTGTCAATACCTTCAAGGGCACCTTCAATC comes from Wolinella succinogenes DSM 1740 and encodes:
- the gltX gene encoding glutamate--tRNA ligase: MIVTRFAPSPTGNLHIGGLRTALFSYLYARKTGGKFLLRIEDTDLARNSHDATKAIIEAFDWVGLSYDGEAIYQSERFPLYKEYIDRLIQEGKAYYCYMSKEELDALREEQRSRGETPRYDNRYRDFTGTPPSGVAPVVRIKAPLEGYIEFEDGVKGEMKIGAKEMDDYIIARSDGTPTYNFVVSIDDALMGVTDVIRGDDHLTNTPKQIIVYQALGFPIPKFYHVPMILNPEGRKLSKRDGAMGVMDYKRAGYLPEAVLNFLVRLGWSHGDQEIFSMEEMLRFFDPKDLNSSASAYNQEKFLWLNHHYITQTPNERLEELLLEFGCQPLSLGVREILYPALKERAKTLAELAQMLQEIVQTPSELDTKMLEKVGNSENGEILENYALFLESLESAGENPKILEEETQAFLDIHGLKSGKLFQSVRLALLGKGGGPGIFEIMAAIGKEESMARIQKASEIFKNRN
- a CDS encoding NlpC/P60 family protein, whose product is MRLIWRLGGMGLILLALAGCADKNQYTERNVIIPPLKEEKPKVDPLALSLDRYLNKRDGKDCSGFVSLINKENGNLYFDEALLNSFFTTKNKSQAIYNLYKKNGKTFTEGVPQKGDLVFFVNTFKGTFNRKKSDQNITHVGIVREVAEDGTVRFFHNSAGINQESFMNLRLPNLHKLGEKEVNSYIIRCPKNANPLSCLTSTRFIGYGKIPLGTTLGSK